In Rhodothermales bacterium, the sequence GTCCAGCAGGAATTACTCGGCGGGCTCCTCGAAAAAGCCTTTGGGGGCTCGGGACTTTCGCTGCTTCAGTCGCTCGTGCGGCAGGAGTCGCTCACCGACGCTGAGCGTCAGGAAATCCGCCACCTCATCGAAACCATGGAGGACGACGATGAACCTGCTCGATAACCTCGAATTTCTGCGTATTACCGGCGAGGCCGCGCTGGCCGGCTACTGGATGCCTCAGCTCGTCTGGGCGGCGCTCGCCGGCGCGGTGTTACTCGCCCTGCGTTTCGTCCGCCTGTCCCAGCCGATCCAGGGCTATCAGCTGCTGACGGCGCTGTTGCTGGCGCTGCCGGCGGGGCTCCTGCTTGCCCCGCTGATCCGGTTCGAGATCGCCGCGCCCTGGACCTGGCTGGCCCCAACGGGCCCTTCGGATACCGGGGTCAGCGTGGGTTCACTACTCGCTGCCACCGAGGCGCCCGCGACCGCGGCCTGGACCTTCATTCACACCCTCGGCCTGCTCACCTTCCTCGCCGCGGCCTGTGCCGGCGTGCAGCTGGCGGCCTTAGTATACCGTTTGGTTTACTTGATTCGCATTCGCCGGATGCTGGCCATTCCCGCGCCCGAGGATGCCCAAAACCGACTGCACGCGCTGCGGGCCAGGCGAGGCTTCCGCCGCGAAGTCGCCCTGTTCGCAAGCCCCGAGGGGCATTCCCCCGTCACCTTCGGCTGGCGCCGGCCGGCGATCGTGGTGCCTGTCTCCCTGCTGGAAGACGACGGGGCGCTGGCGATGACGCTGGAGCACGAGTTGATCCACGTGGCGCATGGCGACTTCGCGCGGGGCGTGGTCGAGTCGATCATCCGGGCCGTCTTTTTCCTCAACCCTCTCGTCCACTGGGGGGTGGAGCGAACCGAGCGTTTCCGCGAGTTGGCATGCGACGCCGAGCTGCTCAGTCAGCCGGATTTTAGCCGGAAACGGTATGCCTTGCTCCTGGCGCGGTTTGCGTTCCAGCCGGCGCCCGACCAGCGTCTGGCGGTACACATGTCGTCCGCCGGCCGGCTCAAGGAACGGGTTCAGGCGATGAGCGCCTACCGGGGAGGGCCGGCGTCGCCGAAGACCACCCGGAGGATCGCCCTGGCGGGATCGGCCGTGTTTTTTGTGCTCGGCATCGCGGCGATGGGGTGTGAGGTGACGTTCGACCAGAGCCTGACCCTCAATCAGTACGCCCTGGAATCCCCGAACCCGGCCTCTCCGACGCCGCCCAATCCCACACCGGCCGGCGAGGTTTTCATGATCGTCGAGCACATGCCGGTCATGATCGGCGGGCTCGAGCGGCTGCAAGCGTCTATCCAGTACCCAGACATCGCGCGAAAAGCCGGTATCGCGGGCCACGTATTCATCCAGTTCGTGGTGGATACCGAGGGCCGCGTGGTGGACCCCATCGTGGTGCGGGGCATCGGGGCGGGGTGTGATGAAGAAGCCGTCCGCGCCGTCTCCGAGATGCGGTTTTTGCCCGGCCAACAACGGGGCGTCGTCGTTCCGGTGAAAATGTCGATACCGATCACGTTTAAGCTGGAGGAGCCGGCGTCGTGAGACGTAGAGACGCAACATCGTGCGTCTCTCTTCTAACAAACATGCCGTAAAGACGCCACACCTTGCGTCTCTTCTACCCATCCAACCCATAAACCCTTCGCTATATGAAAATGACCATCGTTTCCCGCATCATCCCCTGTGTAGTGCTACTGACCCTCACCGCGTGTGAGGTCCCCTCGGCCAGCGAGCCCGAACTCACCGCAGCGCCGGCGCAGGAAGAAATCATTTTTGTGGTGGTCGAGCAGATGCCGGCGCCCGTCGGTGGGCTCCAGGCCATCATGGAGCGGATCCAATACCCTGAAGCCGCGAAAACGGCCGGCGTCGAGGGCAACGTGTTCATCCAGTTTGTGGTGGACGAACTGGGCCGGGTGGTGGAGCCCACCGTTGTCCGGGGCATCGGCAGTGGGTGCGACGAGGCCGCCCTGCAGGCCATCGCCAACACGACGTTTGAGCCGGGCCGGCAGAAAGGCCAGGCCGTGCGGGTGAGGATGTCGATCCCGATTTCGTTTAATCTCGACGCATAAAAAGGTATAATGACGCGCCTCTGATCTGGCGTCTCAAGCGGACGATGCGGTTTGGCGACGGGTACCTCCAGGGCAGCATCTGGGCGGACGGGGTATGTGGGGTTCGATGGTGTGACCTGGCTGATGCCCGGTGATCAAACCGTGTAGCGGGCGGCCAGGCTTTGCTTCAAGGTTACTTTTGACGTTGCTATTGCCGGGAGCTCGACGTACGCCACGTCGGGCCACGGCTTTGTCATTTTAACGACAAGTACCAGATGTGCGGACCATGCCCAAATAGGATACAACGGCCCAGGCGTGAGGGGTGGAGTTGTAACCATTCCACAATGGGGCGATCACCTATTTGATGAACGAATCAGCCGGCTCACCCGCTGTCGGCCTTGAACGTGCCGAGAACGTTTCTGAAGCCAGATGATCACGATTTCTGTCACACCGCACAGGAAACGACAGAATAGCCAACAACATGTACTTACCGGTGACGAGTCCATTTTTTTGATTCTCAAACACCCGGTCTCCGATTCACTCGGGGCGCTTCAGGGTCTTTATTTGTTGTCTCAAACGTTGAATGATGGGAGTAATCGTTCGGAATTTCGTGTTCAGTGTTCCGAGTAAGGGAACTCATATCGCACGCACTATCGCGCAATCGCTCGGAACTCCGGCGCCATAATGCGACCACGGCATCCGGCAAATTCACGTCGTCGACCTAATCAGCAACACACGCTCCCGTCCTACAAGAACAGGTCAATACATCCTACAGCGGCGCCAGGGCTCATTTGGTATTTAAAGAGTGGAAGGACAAGATAAACCTGACCTGACATCTAGTATGCCCGCTAAATCAAAAGCCCAGCAACGAGCGGCCGGCGCAGCGCTGGCCGCTAAACGTGGCGAAATAGACGTCACCGATCTAGAAGACGCCTCCCGAGAGATGTACGAGTCTATGACCGAGGAGGAACTGCTAGAACTGGCCAGCACGGATCATGACGATTTGCCGGAAAAAAAAGACAACAACGACTGATACAACCAACACTCGGACATTTTGCTTCACTTGCGCGAATCCAAGTTAAGCTTGTGATCAAACGACGTACCTGCCCATTTACGTAGGAGCACTTTGCGAAAACTCAACAATTCCAAAGTAATCCCATTTTCAGGTGGAATTATCCTCCTGATTATAACCCAATCACGCGTAGCCGTTCACCATAACATAACCAGACAACACCATGGCACTCAATACACTCAAGGACCTGTTGATTCACGAACTGCGTGACCTTTACAGCGCAGAGACGCAGCTGTTAGATGCACTACCCAAGATGGTGGAAGCCGCAAGTCACGAAGACCTGAAGGAAGCGTTTCGAAACCATCTGCATGAAACACAGAATCAGAAAAAGAGACTGACTCAAGTATTCTCCATCCTAAAACAGCCTGCGGACAGCAAGCGCTGCCTGGCGATGGAGGGTCTCATTAAGGAAGCGCAAGATCTGATTGCGGAACCGGCTGATATCAGCGTTAAAGACGCAGCTCTGATCGCAGCAGCCCAGCGCGTCGAGCACTATGAAATGGCGGGGTATGGCACGGCGGTGGCCTATGCCGACCTACTCGACTATGAGGAAATCGAAGACCTTCTCAAAGAGACACTTGATGAGGAAGGGAATGCCAACAAAACACTCAACAAGATCGCCACAGGCGGTCTATTTTCGAGTGGCTTGAATAAAGAGGCGTCCATTCCGCAACGGGCCACTCGCATGAGTTGAATTCCAAGGTTGTCTGCAGCAACAATCTGCAGACAACCTCCTCTTTTTTTTATAATGCAAATACTATGTCCATTCCTCCTCAGCATCAAAATAAACAGCCGGGCATCGAGCACAAAATGATGCCTGAGCCTCGGTATTTTAATCCTGCCTATAAAGGCAGCGATAAACTGAAAGACAAAGTTGTGCTAATTTCCGGGGGAGATAGTGGTATTGGACGAGCTGTTTCAATTCTGTTTGCTCGAGAAGGTGCGGACGTTGGCTTTATTTATCTCGATGAACATGAGGATGCCAGGCAAACACAGCAGTATGTTAAGTCGGAGGGACAGAAGTGTATCGCCATTTCGGGAGATATAGGCAATAAGGCCTTTTGTCAGAATGCGGTACAAAAATTCGTGGAGGAATTTGGCCAGATCGATGTACTCATCAATAATGCAGCTGTTCAATATGTACAAGAGAATCTGGAAGATATCACCGAGGATCAGCTGGAGAAGACCTTCAGAACCAATATCTATTCTTACTTTTTCATGACGCAGGCAGTAATGCCTCACCTGAGAGAAAACGGGTCGATTATCAACACAACTTCAATTACGGCCTTTCGTGGAAAAGATGTTCTAATTGATTATTCTTCAACAAAAGGCGCCGTACTGGCTTTCACCCGCGCGTTATCCCAGAATCTGGCCGGCCGTGGTATCCGAGTGAACGCGGTTGCGCCTGGCCCGATCTGGACCCCACTTATTCCGGCCAGTTTTCCTGAGGAAGATGTAGCAGGGTTTGGTGAAGATACCCCCCTTGGAAGGGTAGGTCAGCCTGAGGAAGTTGCACCCTGTTACGTATTCCTGGCATCGAATGATGCTTCATACATAACAGGCCAAACCATCCATCCAAATGGAGGTGAAATCGTTGGAGGATGAACGAGGAATAGCCGATGTTATGCTTTTGTGAGATCCGGACTTCGATTGAGGCGTACATTCCCCCAATCCAATCACTCACTCCTGCACGACCACGCGCATCATGGCCAATCTGATCGTTAAACCCGGCTGGCAACTCCCCGAACGCCTCATCACCCCGAAAGACGTATACGCCAACCGCCGGCACTTTCTCCGGCAGCTCGGCATGGGCTCCATCGCTCTGATGGCCACGGGCGGGTTCACGGCGTGCGCGGATGGGTCCGCCTCGGCCGGCGCCGGCGTGGCAGGGCCGCTCGACACGATTCCGGCCAATGCGCCACGGACCGGGTACCCGGCGGCGCAAAACACGGCCTTCGCCGTAAGCGAGCGCCCCGTCACCGATCGGATCGTGGCCTCCTCGTACAATAACTACTACGAGTTCAAAAACGGAGGAGATCTGAAGGATCTGTGGGAGTTGACGGGAGACTACAACCCCTTCCCTACCGAACTGGAAGTGACCGGGCTGGTCGAGAAGAAATTCAAGATCGACCTCGCCGAACTGATCGGAGAAATGCCCATTGAGGAGCGTATCTACCGCTTTCGCTGCGTCGAGGCCTGGGCGATGACGGTGCCGTGGACGGGATTCCCGCTCAAGAAGCTCATCGAGCGGTGCAAGCCGACCTCAAAGGCCACTCATGTGCGCTTCATGAGCATCGCGCGGGCGAAGGAAATGCCGGGGATTCCAGCGACACCGTGGTACACCTGGCCGTATTATGAGGGGTTGCGGATGGATGAGGCGATGAACGACCTCGCGTTTGTGGCGACGGGGATGTATGGCGAGCCGCTCCCCAAACAAAACGGCTCCCCGTGGCGCTGGGTTATGCCCTGGAAATATGGCTATAAAGGCCCGAAAGCCGTCGTCAAGATCGAGTTCGTCGATAGGCAACCCAAGACCTTCTGGAACGACCTCCAGCCCGCCGAATACAGCTTCCTATCCAACGTCAACCCGAGCGTTCCGCATCCGCGTTGGAGCCAGGCATCGGAGCGGTTGATCGGAGAAAACGATCGTCGCGTGCCCACGCAATTATTTAACGGATACGCGGAGTGGGTAGGCGATTTGTACCCCGAAGAGCCCCGTCGATAACGGTACCGTAGAGCCGCAATACCTTGCGGCTCCACCCCCGACGCACTACCTTGCGGCTCCCCCCCGCAATACCTCCCGGCCCTACCGAACCCCCGCCGGCATGCGCTCGGCCGGATCCCCGGCGCCGGCCAGCATCCGGTTCCAGAAGAAGAGCCCGACGGCGGCCATCAGCATGACCCCGAAACACACGGCCGCCTGCACGGCCGCGATTTTCCACTGCGTCTGGGCGATGAGGCTGATGACAATGGGCTGCGCGGCGCCCCGGATGACCCGCACCTCCAGCGTCTGCGCGTGTTCGACGCGGGGTAGCAGCGTATAGGGCAGCGCCATTTTCTCCTGCACGATCTCGGTGCCATCCGCCAGGTGCGCTTTCAGGCTTACATACCCAAAGGGGATGTCCGGCCGCTCGTTTTTCACAAACTCCAGCACCTCCGCCTCCGCCGCCTCGCCCTGCTCGAGCGTTTCGCGGAGATCCCCGGACACTTTCCACTGGTTGATGCCGAGCAGAAGTAAGCTGATTGGGACCAGCCAGAGGAGACGTGCGATGGAGCGTTGCATGCGGGATGACTGGATGCCGGGGATGGATGCCGGGGATGGATGCCGGGGATGAATATCGTTTAAACGTTAAACGCGTTTACGCCAGAAACAGATACGGCTTCCAGGTATCGTCCACATTACCGATAAAATCACGGATGAACATGACCTGGCTGGGGCGGAACGGCTGCCGGCGCAGCTCCATTCGGGCCTCTTCGGGCGTGCGGCTGCCTTTTCGGTTGTTACAGGGGGTACAGGCCGCTACCAGATTTTCCCAGCTATCCCCCCCTCCGCGGGATTTCGGGAGCACGTGATCCACCGTGAGGCTATCCCGACTGCCACAGTACTGGCACCGAAAGCCGTCTCGCCGCAGCACGTTTTTGCGCGAGAGCATGATGCGCTTATAGGGAACACGGACGAAGTACTTGAGCCGGACGATGCTCGGCCAGGGGAAACGCAGCGAAGCCGTTCTGAGGAAATAGTCGGGCGCACTCTCCACCATCTCGGCCTTCTGGAGATGGACGAGCACTACGGCGCGCTGGACACTGCAAATGGTGAGCGCGCGGTAATCCTGATTCAGGACGAGCACGTGACCGCTCATGACTCCCCCCCCGGATGTAGGATGGGGGTGGCAGACTTCAGCCGATCACCATTCGATGGACACGCGTAAAACGCAAGTGCAGACGTGGCGTACTTGAAAGTGGCTTCCTCCGGTTTGCGTGCGGGATATCGCTAAAAACCTGGTCGGCCAGAAAATACAACGCCGGCCGGCAAGATTCATTACCCCTTCATTACGTCGGCTCAAAAAAAGGGATCCTGCCCTCAACCGAGCACCTGAACCGGGTCGCCGATGCGGACACGGCCGAGGGTGTCCGGAATGCCATTCTGCCCGAAACGCACCTTGCCGTCGCGTAGGCGGTAGGTGGCCAGCGTGCGAAGGGGCTCTTTTTGAAACACCCCGGCATCGGGGTCCAGCGTAATTATAACACACCGGGCGCAGGGTTTCACCAGGCGAAACGACACCTCCCCGATCCGCACCACGCGCCAGGTATCCTCTTCGAAGGGGACCTCGCCATTCAGCACGATATTCGGCCGAAACCGGGCCATCGAAACCGGTTGTTCGAGACGACCGTTCAGATCCCGCAGCGACGCTTCGGTCGTCAGCAGTACGGGGTATGCATCGGCGAAGCTGACGACATCCTGCGGGGCGCCATACACGGGATCGACGGGCCGGAGGGCGGACTCGGGCATAAAGACCAGTCGGCAGGGAATCTCCAGTATTCGGGAGAGCCAGCCGGCCGGCGCCTCGCCGGCATCGACGGCTTCTACCGCATCGCGCCATACGGTAACTCGCCGCCTGGAGTCGGCTTCAGGCTGTTCGACCCTACACGGTTTCTCCCCTTCGATCCCCAGCTGGAGCCCGGAGGACAGGACATCCACGGACACCATCGCAAGGCGGGGATGCGAGCGCTGGGTAATAAACTGCCCGCCGGCGTCGACGATCATCCAGCGGCGGTCGTGCTCGAAACCTCGCGGCATGACGTCCACCTCGACCAGCGCCGTGGCGCCGGCGGACTTGATGGGATACCGATACAGTGCGGTGACGTAAAGAGACATCAGGATTCGATTTGTTGCGATTGTGCGTGGAACTGACTGAAGCCGAGGTTCGTTCGCAAAACAACGCTCTGAAATGCTCTCTGTCGCAAACTTCCTTTCCCGGGTGCTTTTCAGAAGTGCTCGCTGGTAGCCGCCATGATACTGCGGCCATAACACTGCGGCCGGGTTCGATTTTTGCCCTGCCTCCGTAGCGTGTACGCGGCCACTTTTGTCCTCCGCGTCTCTTCTGGACCGACGCTATTCACATGACCACGGCCAACGTATTTCCCGATACGGCTTTGCTGCTGTCTCATCAGGGGCTCGACACCCTCGACTGGGAACAGTTGTATGGCGTCGATCGGGTGACGATACTCGTGGCGCCTGTGGTGTTACGTGAGCTGAGCCGGCTAAAAAACCAGGCCGGCCGCCCGCCTCAGGCCGAACGCGCCGTCGCCTGTTTCGATCAGGTCGTCCGCTTACTCCGCCTGGAAACGCACGCGGCCGATCCGGTCGTCTTCAAGACCGTGCAGGATCCCTCGATCGATTTCGAAGCCGAGCGACTCGATCCATCCAATCCGAGGGATCAGCTGGTTGCGACTATTATCGATTTCCAGCAGACGCACGCCCTCGAATATGTTGTCCTGTTGACGGACGATCCGGAGACAGTATTGAAGGCCGAGCGTGCCGGGATCGACGTAGAGCGGCTCTCGACCGCCATGGACCTGCCGGCTCACGAGCCGGCTTCCGTTTCGTCTGCCTCCGCACCAACTGGAGGGGATGGCATGGCGCCCCGGCAAAGCACCGACGGTCACGAGGCGTCGGCGCCTGACCGAATCGTCCCGCTGGATGGGCTCATGGAGCGGAGTCCGCTCTATAAAAAGCTGCCCGAACCTAAATTACCCAGCCTCCCTCCGATTCCAGTGGCACGGCGCCCGTCGCCCACGCTTAGCGTGGCGACGACGACGCTGCCCGAGGCGTTCGTCCATCTGCCGTCCAATTCCGAACCTGTCCGGCGGGCGGCGCCTCCTGCGCCACCTCCTGCGCCACCTGTCGATCCTGAGTCGGTTTGGGAAGCGCCCTCGCGGCCTGGCTACGTCGAGATGTACAGTGCCGACTCGGCCGAAACGGTCCAGGGCGCTACAAACGAATCCGCGCTTCACGCCCAGGCCGACACTGCCGCCGGCGAGTCGTTCACGGCGACACCCCCACATGGGCCCACGCTGACGCGCACCGTGCCTGAATTGCGCCTGGCCTACAACGACGGCGCCTACCGGTCAACCGCGCTCATTCGATCGCCCATTTTCCCATCGATCGACGAACTGACACAGGAGCTGACGCGTATCCGGCGGGACCATCCAAAACTGGCTTATCTCAAACCCGCCCCCGGCGAGGAAACCGTGGATCCGCGTCGTCTGCCCATCTATGAGCGCAAGAATCAGCGCATCAAGCGGTACAACGCGGCGCTGGACGCGTATTACGCGGCCACCGAAAAGTACCTGCACGACGTCTCGGAATTCGCCAACATGAACCGCCGGCGCACGGTACTCGCACTGAGCCTGATCAACGACGCACCGGTCGTGCTCAAGAGTCTGTATATCACGGTCCGATTCGCCAGCAACGTCCGCATCTTCTCGGACGATCATCTGCCGGATCAACCCATCCCGCCCGAACCGCCCGCGCGCCCGAACCTGGATGCGTTGTTCGATGCGATTCGTTTGCCGATCGTCCCCGTGCCGTCCGAACTCCGCCAGCCCTCCAACCTTCTCCTGCGTAGCCGTAGCCTGTCGCCCCTCGAAATCCGCTGGAACAAAGGGTGGGACGTGATCTACTCGATCCGCGAGCTCGAGCGGAGCCATGCGGTATCCTTCAATCCGCTGTATCTGGTCTTCAATTCGTTCGATAAAGCCACGTCGATCCGCATCCCCTATCGCATTACGGTAGCCAGCAGCACCCAGGAAGAACGCGGTCAGCTCGAATTACTCGTTCGCAAGGTCATCCAATAAGGCGGCAAAGGGGTTAAGGTTCGAGGTCTAAGGTTTAATGAACCCTACTAAACCCAGTACCTCGAAGCTTAACCCGTTCACCGATAGCGGGCATTTGAGGCCGAATTACTCCGAATTGGCTTATTTCTTCGAGACCGAGCAATTCGATTCGGCCGGGAAGCAGGAAAGCAGGCCCGTTACATACTGTAGGACGAGCGATGCATCGTACGCCGTAACACTCGCATCACCCGAGGCATCCGCCGCCGTAAGCCCCACGCCGCTCAAGGTACTGATCGACGCTACGTGCTGGAGAATCAGCGCGGCGTCGAGGGCCGAGATCGAACCGTCCCCGGTTGCGTCTCCCTTCGAATAGGCGACCGTGGCGTCGTCGTCCGCAATCGTCAACGTGATCTTGTTCGCCACGGCATCGACCTCGTACCCCGAGCCGGCGCCCAACGTCAGGATGGCCGTCTCTCCGCCCTCGTTCGTGGCATCATCGATCGGGTCGATCGTCAACGAGATCTGCGATACGCCGCTCTCGAGGATGACGGGCGTGGCGATGACTTTGTAGTCGGTGCCATGAATGGCAGTCCCGGTAATCGTGAGGGTAATGGCCAGTCGGCTAGCGAGGTCGCCGGCGCGTTTTACAAACACCTTCGCTTTATTGCCCGCACCGCCGGGTTCGCGGGCGGTCGGATTATTGGCGTCGAGGGTGAGCGAGATCATCGGCGTGCCCTGGTGGTCGTCGTCAGGATCATATTCGTAGAGCGAATCCCAATCCCCGAGTGGCCAGGCGTCCTTTCCCCATTGGGCGAGCGAGTCGATGAGAGAAGGAGCAACGCCCATATCATACATAAAGGGCACGATTCGGTAGAAGTTGTCGGCGTAGTTGAACCGATCCTTCATCATGCTGCCGTTGCCGTTCCACCCTTCGGGCTTATAATTCGCTGGCTCGAGTTGGTCGTTGTCTTCTCCCCGTCCCCAGGCGCTGAGCGGGAACTCGAGGTTCTTGACGGTAAACGAACGCAGCAGTTTTTCGGATACCTGGCGTAGTTCTTCGGTAGTGAAGGTGCTCCAGGCCGTATTCACCCCCATCTCTGCCGCCAACCCATCGACAAACCAGTAGGGATGTACGTGGCGCATGTACCACCCCTGACCGCCGATGCCGTCCTCGTTGTCGGTCATCTGCAGCATCTTGATGTAGGTGGCGGCCATGCGGGTGCCGGAGGTGAGGCCCGTGTAGTTCGAGAAGTCGCTGATATGCCCGAACTGGTACTTCCAGTCGACAGGGCTGTGCTCCAGCGGGTCCCGGTTGCCGGCGTTGATAACCATCTGCGCGTGATACCAGATGTGCGAAAAGACCTTGTCGAGCTTCTCGCTGCCGTAGGTAAACACATTCGGATCCTGCGCTTCGCGGCTGATGTGCGGGGCGACGTTGAAGATGTTGCGGGCTCGGGAGAACCAGGTATATTTCTCGCCGGCGTCATACATATCCGGCGCCCGGTCCTCCAGGTCGTATTGCTGCATGATCTCCCACACCTTCACGATCTGCCAGAG encodes:
- a CDS encoding M56 family metallopeptidase, which encodes MNLLDNLEFLRITGEAALAGYWMPQLVWAALAGAVLLALRFVRLSQPIQGYQLLTALLLALPAGLLLAPLIRFEIAAPWTWLAPTGPSDTGVSVGSLLAATEAPATAAWTFIHTLGLLTFLAAACAGVQLAALVYRLVYLIRIRRMLAIPAPEDAQNRLHALRARRGFRREVALFASPEGHSPVTFGWRRPAIVVPVSLLEDDGALAMTLEHELIHVAHGDFARGVVESIIRAVFFLNPLVHWGVERTERFRELACDAELLSQPDFSRKRYALLLARFAFQPAPDQRLAVHMSSAGRLKERVQAMSAYRGGPASPKTTRRIALAGSAVFFVLGIAAMGCEVTFDQSLTLNQYALESPNPASPTPPNPTPAGEVFMIVEHMPVMIGGLERLQASIQYPDIARKAGIAGHVFIQFVVDTEGRVVDPIVVRGIGAGCDEEAVRAVSEMRFLPGQQRGVVVPVKMSIPITFKLEEPAS
- a CDS encoding energy transducer TonB; its protein translation is MKMTIVSRIIPCVVLLTLTACEVPSASEPELTAAPAQEEIIFVVVEQMPAPVGGLQAIMERIQYPEAAKTAGVEGNVFIQFVVDELGRVVEPTVVRGIGSGCDEAALQAIANTTFEPGRQKGQAVRVRMSIPISFNLDA
- a CDS encoding DUF3008 family protein, translated to MPAKSKAQQRAAGAALAAKRGEIDVTDLEDASREMYESMTEEELLELASTDHDDLPEKKDNND
- a CDS encoding ferritin-like domain-containing protein — translated: MALNTLKDLLIHELRDLYSAETQLLDALPKMVEAASHEDLKEAFRNHLHETQNQKKRLTQVFSILKQPADSKRCLAMEGLIKEAQDLIAEPADISVKDAALIAAAQRVEHYEMAGYGTAVAYADLLDYEEIEDLLKETLDEEGNANKTLNKIATGGLFSSGLNKEASIPQRATRMS
- a CDS encoding SDR family oxidoreductase, with the translated sequence MSIPPQHQNKQPGIEHKMMPEPRYFNPAYKGSDKLKDKVVLISGGDSGIGRAVSILFAREGADVGFIYLDEHEDARQTQQYVKSEGQKCIAISGDIGNKAFCQNAVQKFVEEFGQIDVLINNAAVQYVQENLEDITEDQLEKTFRTNIYSYFFMTQAVMPHLRENGSIINTTSITAFRGKDVLIDYSSTKGAVLAFTRALSQNLAGRGIRVNAVAPGPIWTPLIPASFPEEDVAGFGEDTPLGRVGQPEEVAPCYVFLASNDASYITGQTIHPNGGEIVGG
- the msrP gene encoding protein-methionine-sulfoxide reductase catalytic subunit MsrP, whose protein sequence is MANLIVKPGWQLPERLITPKDVYANRRHFLRQLGMGSIALMATGGFTACADGSASAGAGVAGPLDTIPANAPRTGYPAAQNTAFAVSERPVTDRIVASSYNNYYEFKNGGDLKDLWELTGDYNPFPTELEVTGLVEKKFKIDLAELIGEMPIEERIYRFRCVEAWAMTVPWTGFPLKKLIERCKPTSKATHVRFMSIARAKEMPGIPATPWYTWPYYEGLRMDEAMNDLAFVATGMYGEPLPKQNGSPWRWVMPWKYGYKGPKAVVKIEFVDRQPKTFWNDLQPAEYSFLSNVNPSVPHPRWSQASERLIGENDRRVPTQLFNGYAEWVGDLYPEEPRR
- a CDS encoding HNH endonuclease, whose translation is MSGHVLVLNQDYRALTICSVQRAVVLVHLQKAEMVESAPDYFLRTASLRFPWPSIVRLKYFVRVPYKRIMLSRKNVLRRDGFRCQYCGSRDSLTVDHVLPKSRGGGDSWENLVAACTPCNNRKGSRTPEEARMELRRQPFRPSQVMFIRDFIGNVDDTWKPYLFLA
- a CDS encoding MOSC domain-containing protein; translated protein: MSLYVTALYRYPIKSAGATALVEVDVMPRGFEHDRRWMIVDAGGQFITQRSHPRLAMVSVDVLSSGLQLGIEGEKPCRVEQPEADSRRRVTVWRDAVEAVDAGEAPAGWLSRILEIPCRLVFMPESALRPVDPVYGAPQDVVSFADAYPVLLTTEASLRDLNGRLEQPVSMARFRPNIVLNGEVPFEEDTWRVVRIGEVSFRLVKPCARCVIITLDPDAGVFQKEPLRTLATYRLRDGKVRFGQNGIPDTLGRVRIGDPVQVLG
- a CDS encoding PIN domain-containing protein, with translation MTTANVFPDTALLLSHQGLDTLDWEQLYGVDRVTILVAPVVLRELSRLKNQAGRPPQAERAVACFDQVVRLLRLETHAADPVVFKTVQDPSIDFEAERLDPSNPRDQLVATIIDFQQTHALEYVVLLTDDPETVLKAERAGIDVERLSTAMDLPAHEPASVSSASAPTGGDGMAPRQSTDGHEASAPDRIVPLDGLMERSPLYKKLPEPKLPSLPPIPVARRPSPTLSVATTTLPEAFVHLPSNSEPVRRAAPPAPPPAPPVDPESVWEAPSRPGYVEMYSADSAETVQGATNESALHAQADTAAGESFTATPPHGPTLTRTVPELRLAYNDGAYRSTALIRSPIFPSIDELTQELTRIRRDHPKLAYLKPAPGEETVDPRRLPIYERKNQRIKRYNAALDAYYAATEKYLHDVSEFANMNRRRTVLALSLINDAPVVLKSLYITVRFASNVRIFSDDHLPDQPIPPEPPARPNLDALFDAIRLPIVPVPSELRQPSNLLLRSRSLSPLEIRWNKGWDVIYSIRELERSHAVSFNPLYLVFNSFDKATSIRIPYRITVASSTQEERGQLELLVRKVIQ
- a CDS encoding dockerin type I domain-containing protein, coding for MLLALATLDSRAQSSPVVQTLIAPVTLPIEVHGAAGHIETVTVTVNDASSINRLWIQAHNLSYDNKGSVKVNDAAWLDLRDSNVTMAEPEATLDGIGGAYSTIRFSISLASGLVKAGTNTIQFRFNGTDGVSSGWRVLKFNLLRSSGAEVLSAVDFLEDDPSKWAPILTSAADLAAGADLWKNAALVEPLTGSIKARCADCHAADGRDLKYFNYSNKSIVVRAEHHGLTKKQGEQIASWIRSLPYPAHGRPWNPPYQPGPGTDNKPVTQWAAGAGLEWVLDDERDAIPYLFPDGITNARTSSKTTLNLREIPLSIQMPDWNRWLPIVHPKDHWSTFTSSEASQEYESGLDDALAGGVESAISSGKIIGYFESWDNAVSDFRRNEPWPSGATATKQVRAHLSLHLWQIVKVWEIMQQYDLEDRAPDMYDAGEKYTWFSRARNIFNVAPHISREAQDPNVFTYGSEKLDKVFSHIWYHAQMVINAGNRDPLEHSPVDWKYQFGHISDFSNYTGLTSGTRMAATYIKMLQMTDNEDGIGGQGWYMRHVHPYWFVDGLAAEMGVNTAWSTFTTEELRQVSEKLLRSFTVKNLEFPLSAWGRGEDNDQLEPANYKPEGWNGNGSMMKDRFNYADNFYRIVPFMYDMGVAPSLIDSLAQWGKDAWPLGDWDSLYEYDPDDDHQGTPMISLTLDANNPTAREPGGAGNKAKVFVKRAGDLASRLAITLTITGTAIHGTDYKVIATPVILESGVSQISLTIDPIDDATNEGGETAILTLGAGSGYEVDAVANKITLTIADDDATVAYSKGDATGDGSISALDAALILQHVASISTLSGVGLTAADASGDASVTAYDASLVLQYVTGLLSCFPAESNCSVSKK